The genomic segment ATTATTGTATCAAGCGATATTATCATTTCTAAATTTTCAGCGTCAGATACAGAGGTTACGTTTAAATTCCCAACCTATAATTCACCAGAAAAAGCAGAAGCTTTTAATACTGATCTGAATTGGAACTTAATTGATAAAAACGAAAAAACAATCCCATTTGCTCAAGCTCAACTCATTCATCATGGTGTTCAAGTCGGTCGTAATATTCAATTTGAATTAGCACAATTTAATACCACAAGTAACCCTGCCGCTTTCAAAGAAGGCATGGTGACCGTTACTCATAAAGAGATCAAAAACGAACAAGGTGAGAATACCGCAGAGCAAATGCTGCATTATTGGTATGAAAAAGCAGATAAAGAAACTAAAGACCGTTTTACTTCATTTGTATTAGAGAATAAATAACTCTCTACAATAAGTAAAAAAGCAGCCCATAACGTATTATGGGCTGCTTTATTTATAATCTTATCTACCAACTAAAATTAATATAAATACTAAACTTTAAATTGCGAAACCAAATCATCTAATCGCTCACACTGCTCAGATAAAGCAATACAAGCGTTCTCTGAACTATTCACCATCTCCACCATTTGTGTACTATTATCTGCAATACGTTGCACGTTAGCATTCACATCACCACTCACATGATTTTGCTCATTAGCCGCAGTTGCAATATGAGTATTCATATCGTTCATAATAACAATAGCATTGGTGATTTGCTGCAATGACTTTGAAGCTTGATTTGCTAACCCAATCGTCTCTTCACCACTTTGAGTACTTAATTCCATTGCACTAACGGCTTCTTTAGCGCCTGATTGCAAACGCTCAATCATTTTCTGAATTTCACCAGTACTGTCTTGAGTTTTACTTGCTAGAGCCCTCACCTCATCTGCCACAACAGCGAAACCGCGGCCTTGTTCGCCAGCACGAGCCGCTTCAATTGCTGCATTTAATGCGAGTAAGTTTGTTTGCTCAGCAATGCCTTTAATAACATCAAGTATTGAGGCAATATTAGATACATCACTATCTAAAGTATGTATTACCGTTCCTGCTTGTGTAATTTCATCCGCTAAACTTTGAAGAGAAGTTACTGTTTGTTGTAAAATTGTCTCTGTTACTTCAGCTTCAGTGGTTGCCCCTAAACTTGCTTGGGCTGCCTCATTTGCACTTTCATTTACAGTGCTACTTGTTACTTGCATTTCGTGCACAGCAGCGGCTACCACTTCACTTTCTTGCTGTTGATCAGTAGAGAACTCTGCAACACCTTGAGTTAATGTTTTTATATTCTCCATTTCTGCACGAACAGCATTGGAAGAAATAATTACCTCAGTAACTGTGCTATGTATTTTGGATACAAACTGATTAAATGCTTTAGCAAGCTGACCAATTTCGTCATTAGACTCAACAACTATTCTCTGCGACAAATCACCATCACCAGAAGCGACTTCTGACATCGCTTTTTCTAATGAGCGAATAGGCTTAACAATCCAATTTTTGGATAACCAAATAGCAAATAAAGCAAACAACACAGCACAAGCAGCACCGACTTCTGAAATCAGTTTTACAGAACTAATTCCCTCTTGGTTCAACGCCCTTAATTTCACTTGCTCAGCCATGATCAAATTACTGATCGATTTTAGCTGTTTACGCATGATTTTAAATTGAGCGTCTAGCTCGCTACTATTATTTTGATAATATTGGTCAGAATTTGCAGGATCTGAAAATAGTGGTTCGTAAAGATTAATCCACTTTTCTGTTGCGTTAATTAAAGTAGTTAATTCAGAGCGACTGCTTTTTGGTAGGATATTCTCACGATAAAGAACATCTACTTTTTTCATTCTTGGTAGGGCTTTATAAGCATTATCTTTAAATTCAAAAGTATGATGTTCAATCTCAACTTTACTTTCAGAAAGCATTAATCCCTGTACAGCTGCGATGACTTGATATAAATCGCGGTACGCATCCTCCAAACTTTCATTGACCGGCTGCACAACCTCAACAAGTTTATAATTTATATCTTCTTGTTTATTCAATTGCATGATATTCAGAATGGAGATCACACTGAATAAAATAACCATCGCAATCATTGGTATTACTATTTTAGAACTCACAGATAAATTTCCAACAAACTTCATAGCCTCTCCTAGGCAAACGTTGAATCACTGCGATAAACTATATCAATGTGTTATTAAAAATTGATGATAAATATCATAAATACATGAAGCTATACGCATGAATTAACTAAATAATCATGAAGTTAATTTAATCTGTCAAAAAAGTGAGTCACTGCCAAAATAGAGTTACGATAAACTGCCTCTAACTCTATATTATCGCATTGAGAAATATCTCCCGTTTTTCCCATTTCTTCATAGCTATTACACAGTTTATATAACTGCATCAATCCTAGGCTACCAGCTGAGCCTTTTAATTTATGTGCCAATTGATTAACTTGATAAGTATCTCTTTCCTCAATAGCTTTTTGTAATTGACTCAGGTTATCTTTAGAGGATTGTCTAAATAGAGCAATAATCTTCAGCATTCTCTCGTCACCTAAAACAGCCAAATCACTCTGCAGCACTTTTTCATTCAATATCATCTCCATCTCCTCGGCACTGTTATTTTCAACAGAAAGAGTTAATTGTTCTTGAGGAACTTCTGCCCCTTTCTGTTGGTGATTATCATTTAAAAATCGGTTCAGCATCTTAATTAATTGATTTTCAACTAAAGGTTTTGCTAAAAAACCATCAAATCCCGCCGCTAAATAACTCTCTACATCTTCATCAAATACATGAGCAGAAACAGCAAGTATTGGAGTGTATTCATTGCTACCTTCTTTTTCTTGCTCAATATCTCTTAATCTTTTTTGTAATGTTACGCCATCTGTATCTGGTAAATTAATATCAAGAAGTAACATATCAAACTGTTCTTTTTTCAATGCTTCTTCAGCAAGAAACCCTGTATCGACTGCTGTTACTTTATGGCCTAAACGTTCAAGAAAACCGACAGCTACCATTTGATTTACAGGATTATCTTCGACTAAAAGTAAATGACCTGAAGCGACTTCTGGTACCGTGCTCTCTTGATTAGAAACGGTTATACAGCGCCCTTCCTCTAACTCTAAAGAAAACCAAAATGTGCTACCTAACCCTTCTTTAGATTCTACCCCTATTTCACCATCCATCGCTTCAATAAGACGCTGACTGATAGCGAGTCCTAGCCCTGTACCACCATATACTTTCTGACCTTCTTCAGCTTGAGTAAAGGCTTCAAATAAACTGTCAATTTCATGCTTAGCAATTCCAACACCAGTATCTACAACCTCAAATAACAGTGTGGTATCTAAAATAACGTGTAATTGAATAGTGACACTTCCGGTATGAGTAAACTTAACCGCATTACCCACAAAATTATTAAGTATTTGCCTAATTCGAGTGCAATCTCCAATCCACCACGCAGGTAAGTCAGCAGGGACATCAAACGCTAAGGTAATGCCTTTTTGTTGCGCTCTTGAGCTAAATAGATGCTGAACGTCAGTGATCATTGAATGGACATTAAAGTTGACTGCTCGAATAGATAAATGACCCGCTTCTATTTTTGAGTAGTCCAAAATATCATTAAGCAAATCAAGAAGGTTTTCACCACTGCGGTTAATAATATCAACATATTGCTTCTGCTGTGCAGTTAAACCACTACCACGGAGTAACTCCCCTGTACCAAGTACACCATTAAGAGGCGTTCGTATTTCATGGCTCATAGTAGCTAAAAATGCTGATTTAGCTCGATTTGCTTGTTCTGCTAAATCACGAGCTTTGTCGTGATTAATAATTTCTACATTTAACAGTTCATTACTCGATTTAAGCTCTTGGGTTCTTTGTGCTATCTGTAACTCAAGACTATCTTTATACTCCTTAAGCTCTTGCGCTGTGTCTCTAGCAATCAGTATTGAACGTCCCATTCGAGCAAGCTCGTCATCACCTGACGTATCAAGTTCTATATTGAGCTGTCCATTGGCGACATCCGTAATCGCTTGCTCATATTGATTTAAACGCATAATTACACGAGCATAGACATAGCGCCACATAATATAAATAACAAGACACAAGCCTAATAAGGTAATGGAGATAAGAAGCTGTTGTACCAATTTCAACACAAAATTCACATCAGCAACCGCTTGCTGAGTAACATCATTGGCCTGTTCTAATAATTGAGAAATTATCAAATTTAACTCTTGAAATTGATGGATATTTTCATCACTAAGAGATTTTAACTTCTGGTTAATATTAACCAATTGAATTAACTCGCTAAAAAGCCGTTCACTTTTCGTAAGCCTATTCGCTAACATTAGCATTTGCCGAGTTCTACTCGGATCTTCAACCGCTTGAACTCGACGCGTTATAATCGTCATATCACGAGTGAAATCTTGGCGAAGTTTCTCAACTTTAGAAATATCATTACTATTTCTAGCATCATCAATCGTATTAACCACTTTAAAAGTAAGTAAACGTAATTCATGCAAACGTTCCGCTAAATCAAGATCTATCTCAACTAAGGTATCTAATGCTTTATAGATCGCATCTTTATTTTCGTTTTCAACTAAATCATATATTTTT from the Aliivibrio wodanis genome contains:
- a CDS encoding UPF0319 protein, with the protein product MKIHSLFAASLCILSSVSAQAAIQLTVPGDVELLLVDNQEVELESSFFSTSSTLELENGEHQIAFRYNPVFKQGKDNIIVSSDIIISKFSASDTEVTFKFPTYNSPEKAEAFNTDLNWNLIDKNEKTIPFAQAQLIHHGVQVGRNIQFELAQFNTTSNPAAFKEGMVTVTHKEIKNEQGENTAEQMLHYWYEKADKETKDRFTSFVLENK
- a CDS encoding methyl-accepting chemotaxis protein — its product is MKFVGNLSVSSKIVIPMIAMVILFSVISILNIMQLNKQEDINYKLVEVVQPVNESLEDAYRDLYQVIAAVQGLMLSESKVEIEHHTFEFKDNAYKALPRMKKVDVLYRENILPKSSRSELTTLINATEKWINLYEPLFSDPANSDQYYQNNSSELDAQFKIMRKQLKSISNLIMAEQVKLRALNQEGISSVKLISEVGAACAVLFALFAIWLSKNWIVKPIRSLEKAMSEVASGDGDLSQRIVVESNDEIGQLAKAFNQFVSKIHSTVTEVIISSNAVRAEMENIKTLTQGVAEFSTDQQQESEVVAAAVHEMQVTSSTVNESANEAAQASLGATTEAEVTETILQQTVTSLQSLADEITQAGTVIHTLDSDVSNIASILDVIKGIAEQTNLLALNAAIEAARAGEQGRGFAVVADEVRALASKTQDSTGEIQKMIERLQSGAKEAVSAMELSTQSGEETIGLANQASKSLQQITNAIVIMNDMNTHIATAANEQNHVSGDVNANVQRIADNSTQMVEMVNSSENACIALSEQCERLDDLVSQFKV
- a CDS encoding sensor protein, histidine kinase — protein: MLFASTGIGRKLFLTFMVMIALMAFGSVVGVLGFSYVEKTERTVIDSAIPAVIEARYISDLSTKIISTSQLLSQVDSEAERKKYGKELFSSIESLYVRLKGLGVYPFDKALLTRLDRQVQDIVDNLATMGNNVGEKVVLHKKIQDKSKELTQTALQLEELARSQVLNSNTITIANVVKIYDLVENENKDAIYKALDTLVEIDLDLAERLHELRLLTFKVVNTIDDARNSNDISKVEKLRQDFTRDMTIITRRVQAVEDPSRTRQMLMLANRLTKSERLFSELIQLVNINQKLKSLSDENIHQFQELNLIISQLLEQANDVTQQAVADVNFVLKLVQQLLISITLLGLCLVIYIMWRYVYARVIMRLNQYEQAITDVANGQLNIELDTSGDDELARMGRSILIARDTAQELKEYKDSLELQIAQRTQELKSSNELLNVEIINHDKARDLAEQANRAKSAFLATMSHEIRTPLNGVLGTGELLRGSGLTAQQKQYVDIINRSGENLLDLLNDILDYSKIEAGHLSIRAVNFNVHSMITDVQHLFSSRAQQKGITLAFDVPADLPAWWIGDCTRIRQILNNFVGNAVKFTHTGSVTIQLHVILDTTLLFEVVDTGVGIAKHEIDSLFEAFTQAEEGQKVYGGTGLGLAISQRLIEAMDGEIGVESKEGLGSTFWFSLELEEGRCITVSNQESTVPEVASGHLLLVEDNPVNQMVAVGFLERLGHKVTAVDTGFLAEEALKKEQFDMLLLDINLPDTDGVTLQKRLRDIEQEKEGSNEYTPILAVSAHVFDEDVESYLAAGFDGFLAKPLVENQLIKMLNRFLNDNHQQKGAEVPQEQLTLSVENNSAEEMEMILNEKVLQSDLAVLGDERMLKIIALFRQSSKDNLSQLQKAIEERDTYQVNQLAHKLKGSAGSLGLMQLYKLCNSYEEMGKTGDISQCDNIELEAVYRNSILAVTHFFDRLN